Below is a window of Macadamia integrifolia cultivar HAES 741 chromosome 8, SCU_Mint_v3, whole genome shotgun sequence DNA.
taattgtcaaaatcgtggctcataaaagagccctcttctttatttataataatggggAGGGTTTACGAATAATAacaactcagagttactaaaaactgcttataagaagttactaaaaactggaaattggaatctaatgaaaatagaaactagtcttaaacagaaattataaactaacaatgacttgaaattagaaactaatttaggactgaaaaatagaaactaaataattaaatagtaaccccatcagcagcccaaatcgtgggctgacttggaccagatcttcgtcgacccagtcagccacttgggtcgaccttggtatTCAAGCTCCACCAATAGTTCACTTTTGGGTTTCACCCATACCCACTTCCAGGTTTAGGTTTAGCATTCACACATAGTTCAAGATTTAAGGTTTAAGATGTTAAGATTTCAtggttattttttcaaaaaaaaaaaaaaaactactccAGTGATTTGTCAGAGGAGATGACATTTAAATTCTAAGAAATCAACAGTCCAAATGAGTTTTCAAATGTACAATGAATGGCTAGATCAGGTTGTGAGATTACCAACCCACAAATGATTGTTAAAAGAATCCCaccctaaaacaaaatctaGAGCAATGCCAACAAATCATTCCAAGATGTCTAGCCCTCCAGAGGCAATGTTAAACTAGTTGATGCCTCGGCAGCTAGATGGCAACAAAAGAAATATGTGGTCTATTAAATTAAGGGATGGGATCACACAATCACTAcaacaaatataacaaataGGATGTAAAAATGACATTAGATCTCAAATTTCACCACGTAAGAGGAACGTGCTATTTGGCATACCAAAGTAGTGAATGTTCAattgaaagtgaaaaataacaacCAAATCATCATGGTTGAATGCCCGACATGAAGTCTTGAagctcccctccccctttcacTACCCAAAAAAATCCCCGTACTGTTATGTTGTAAGCCACTAGAAGTAATCAATTAGTCACACACACCAACTAAACTCAAGTAACCAGTTGTGACTTATGCATGAGTTGGTCCATGACCCAAAATCCCTATgttgccaccttcttgatgccTTGGAGAAAACTCAATAACACCGCTATAGAGCTAGCTAACAGCAGTATCCATCACTTTTGAGGCCTGCAATATGCAGTCCAAAACCCAAGCTGGCATACAATGCCAAGACCACATGATGAACATTTTGAAGTTATAGGGTTACAGTCAACAATTtcgagtatttttttttccccttctatgCTGCAGCATAATATACACTGATCATATTCTATTATAGTCTGAAGCTGGTACCTATGGAACATATGGATGGACCACCAAAGCCCAGCCAAAAAATCTGACATCTGATCTGGCTTAAAAATGTTGGTGTACCACTAAATTGCCAATTCAGCTATCAGTTCAAGGATCACAAGAAATTAATACAGCTCAAGTCAAGGCCCTAGAAGTTCAAGATTCTCTGATGTGGTTCTAAATGGCAACGCAAGTTTAAGGTCAATTTAACGAGTAGGCGGCACTTATTCACCTGAACCACCAATTGGCATCTTTTTTCATGCTTAGGTTGAAAAAACTAAACCCCTCGTTATCAGGTCGGATTTCCATAAAAATTATGCCCATTGATAACACAGGTATCCCATTGGACCTGATGATATGGCAATGTACAAAAGAACCTACTAAACACTACACCAGCTCATACACCATGACTTACTGCCATATTCTACATGATTCACAATTTGGTTTCTCTAAAATTGAGTGGTGTACAATCCATCAGGACCTGACAACTTGCCACCTGACTAATAAAGGATAAACATTAGCTGCTTCAAAAATCCAAAGTAAGTGACAAACAGATATCATTCAAGCTGTGAATCGATCGAGTGTGACATCATCTGTTGATTCTTAGTTATTCTCTCACTTTTCCTCCAGTAGTGGGGTGATACGTTATTTCAATCAAGAGTTGTATGAGACAGACTAAATTAAAAAGGGTGGCAATCGACTTCAACAACAGGATGTGTAACTTgcattagaaaataaaagaaaaagaaccaaaCTGAATAAAGGATTTCATCGCAAGGATTACGTATGATCGGTTGGTTAAATACCATACAATTGCAATAATACATTTAAGTTTTGTCAGTAACATAATGAAAGATTATTTTTAACAGGGATCATAAGAACTAACCAGAAAATTCGAAAAGATAGTAGTTAGAATTTAACAACACATCTTAGCAATCAGTTATTAAtcattgggttttttttttttttNNNNNNNNNNNNNNNNNNNNACGCAGAAATTCGAGGACAGCTTCCTCCACTGAATGACAAGATTGTGTCTTAACAATTAGTGGAGGGCTACAAAGCCCAATTCATAGCCACAATGTATAATACCCCGAATCATAACAGAGGCATTAAAGAAGCCCGATCATTTTTATTTCCTCTTAATTAAGCGAAAGGATATCTAATCCATCAGATCAATCAAAATTAACTTTATCCTGTGAAAACGAAGCCCTAACTTTTAAAGCAACCTTCGATTGCAGAATCAATCGATGCCGTTCCAAATGtatcaagataaaaaaaagCTAGCTTTAACATACCTAAGAAGAAAATCAACCAGAAATCTAGATCGGtaaaaaaggaggagaaaatgAAGGCCAGAAGACGATCAAATCAGAGAGCTTTGGTAAACCTGACTGAACTTGGTCTGGAGAGTGGTGTTGACTTCATCGAAGGCACGGCGGAGATTAGAGAACTCCTTGCGTGCCTCGTCGGAGACCAGGAGCTTTGCCATGGCATCCCAATCAATGCCTTTAGATGCCTTCACAGCCACATCTGCTATCTTCTCCCCTGCACCACTCATcgttcctttcttttcttcttcttcttcttcttcttcagtctcTCGCGACAACGAATGGCGTCTCAGGAACAGGTGAGAGAAAGAAACTACCATCTGAGGAGGATAGTCAGACTCCTGAAGTAGTGAACCTTTGCGGGTGTACCTCTGGTTAACGAACCGGAACAGTCTCGGACCAGGTTATCTCGAGATTCCGACTCCCCGGAAAACCGTCTTCAGTCTTAGGTCTATAAAATAATGGAACTCCCTAAAaccgcccttttttttttttcatactctTCACCTATAAAGGTATTTTCAACCATTTGATCTGCATGAGAAAGGTGTTTTTGatggatccagatcctctccagcgcATCCAGCGAGCTAGTGCGCATCAAATGCTGGCagcactcacacacacaccttGAGATCCGATGTGCATTGGATGCACTGATGTGCTGGAGGGATCAAGATCCTCTGTTATTTTTCATCGTACAATTATTGTGTTATTTTAAGTGCACAAGACGATACGTGGCAAAGTTGAGGTGGACGCCtcaaatgaggagagagaagatggcCACAAGAGAACCAGTTTTAGCTGAAGAAGACCACTACTCAAACTGGTTCACCACAaacccaaatcgaaccaaccagATGCCGTAACCATTGTtctcatttcatatttgaaatCAAAACAGAGCGTcgctctgttctctctctctctctctcccccgaaggtctatcttctcCACTTTCAGTTCTCATATCTATGTGgaatagagaaagaagaatcCCTTCATCATTGGTGATGTAACGTTTTGGTTGGACTCGTGTTATTTTGACCTCCTATTCTTTGGGGTTCAAATCTTATGTGGTGAGCGGTGAATAACAATCTTCCAGGTCCCTTTATTTTTGAATAAATTACATTTGAAGTACCTAATGTTTGGAGAAATTACATCTCGAGTACATTTTAATAGTGTCGATCATTGTCTATCCAAGGTAGATAAAGTTCACATGTTtatttctacatttttttttttttttggtaaacaaaaatTCATTCATCTCTTGTAGAACACGTGGGATTGGGGAAGTTACAATTCTCCAAGACCCACGGAGTGGAATTTCTTTGGTAACCttatatttcttaatttcttcatttcttatgATATGCGAGGTATTTGTGCATTTTGCAAAATACACATCTTAATCCTCATATGTTCTTTCTAAAGCATTTTTTGTCAATGAATTCTTTAACCCTTTCCTAGGATTAATGTGCCAAATTCCCTTCTTTTCCTTGTGATTTACATTCTACCATACACAGATTACCCTGTTTTAAATTTccaatttctcatttttttttatgcttctACTTCAGATTTGTGCTTCTTGTGTTCCTTGCACAAGTGCAGGGGCTAATGAGAATGCACATAAAGCCATCAGtatgaatggaattttttatttcacttggGACCAGGTGGTAATTTCACACATCTCTTTGTCTAGGCACAAGAACCATGAGACCAGGTAGTTTtcattttcccttattattattgatgGAAAAAAAAGCCTAAAAGGCAGTATGGCCTCTACACCCAAACACAAGAAAATGTAAAATGATCGCCTCGCCccaatgaaaaatgaaaatctcaccACTAAATCCCCGTTCTTGAGATGATATTTTGAACTGGATCATTTCTTGGGCACAAAAATGAGAGGAATTACCAAACGCTTTTTGCCCATTTCTATTCTAAAATGA
It encodes the following:
- the LOC122086722 gene encoding ATP synthase subunit d, mitochondrial-like, yielding MVVSFSHLFLRRHSLSRETEEEEEEEEKKGTMSGAGEKIADVAVKASKGIDWDAMAKLLVSDEARKEFSNLRRAFDEVNTTLQTKFSQLAFIFSSFFTDLDFWLIFFLGIEVPKYVDNVTPQYNPKFDALLVELKEAEQKTLKESERLEKEIADVQELKKKLSTMTANEYFEKHPELKKKFDDEIRNDYWGY